The Methanobrevibacter wolinii SH genomic sequence GATTACAGATCACTACAACAACAAAAATGTATATGCTTCCTTAGCATTAATTGCTAAAGAAACAAGTACAATTAAATTAGGACCTGGAGTAACTAATCCTTACTTAAGAAGTCCTGCAATATCTGCTTCTGCTATTGCAACTATTGATGAAATTTCTGAAGGAAGAGCTACTTTCGGTATTGGTCCTGGTGACAAAGCTACATTTGAATCATTAGGTGTAGAATGGTCTAAACCATTAAGTACCATCAAAAGTGCTATTGCAGAAATCAGAACATTAACTAATGGTGGAAAAACAGAAAAAGGAGCAAAATTAGGTGGAGTAAAAGCTGTACAAGATAGTATCCCTATATATATGGGTGCTCAAGGACCTAAAATGTTAGAAACCGCTGGAGAAATCGCAGACGGTGTTTTAATTAATGCATCAAACCCTAAAGATTATGAAGCAGCTATGCCTATGATTAAAAAAGGTATTGAAAAAGCTGGTGGAGACAAAGAATTTGATTTAGGTGCATACACATCTACTTCAATTGGAGCAGATTCTGAAGCAGCTAAAAATGCAGCAAAAATCGTAGTTGCATTTATTGCAAGTGGTGCTCCAGATTTAGTTATCGAAAGACATGGATTACCTGAAGGATACAATAAAAAACTTGGTGACCTCTTAGGTAAAGGAGATTTCGGTGGAGCAATTGGTGCAGTAACTGATGAAGCACTTGATGCATTCTGTGTAGCAGGTACTCCTGAAGAATTCGTACCAAAAATAGAAGCTTTATCTGATATGGGAGTAACCCAATATGTAGCTGGTTCTCCTGTAGGAAAAGATGTTGAAGAATCTATTAAATTATTAGGAGACGTAATTAGCAGCTTCTAAATTTAATATTTTCTTTTTTCTTTTTTTACTTTTTTTAAAACATTAATATGATTCTAAACTATTTTTAAACAATAAAATTAATTAAAAATTAATACTTTTTAAAAATTCATAATATTTATAAAAAATCTTAAAAACTTATTCTATTCAAAGTTTATTATTTATAATTTTATTAACACATATTTTGAAATTTTATTTTCTAAAATCAGCTATCTTAAATTTATAGATTATACTATAAATTTAGAGGATTTTAAAAAAATAATAAAAATATTTAAATTAGTAAATAGAATTTCAAAGAGAACATAATTTAAAAATAAGATTTTTTAAATCTCTTGAAAACTATTTTTTATAAAAGTTTAGAATTAGTTAATACTTAAAAATAAATTTTAAAAAAGTTTATTTATAAAAATTTTAAGGATTATAACAAAGCTAATTTTTAATATTTAAAAAAAAAATTAAAAAATAATATTTGGTATATTATAAATATTTGAATAATACTTAATTTTCTTACTTAATTCTTCTTGATATTTATATGGAGGATAATTATCAAAGGAATTTGTATTTTTATTATAAAAAAGATCTTTAGTTTTCTTATAATATTCTGGAAAATAATTTTTAACTAAATTAAAATATTTACACCTAGAATCAAATTTCTTATTACCAAACAAACTTAAAGATCCATATAATAAATAATCAATATTTAATTTACTAAATTTAGAAATAGTTTTATTTAATGTATCTTCATTATCTGTAATAAAAGGTAATATTGGCATGAAAGAAACTCCAACAAAAAAATTTTCTTTTTTAAATTTTTTAATTGCTTTAATTCTTCTTTTAATAGAGGGAACATTAGCTTCAAAAATAGAAGCAACATTTTCATCAAGAGTTGAAAAAGAATAAGTAATTATAACATTTGATT encodes the following:
- the mer gene encoding 5,10-methylenetetrahydromethanopterin reductase encodes the protein MKFGIEFVPQQPLDDIIKLVKLAEDVGFDNVWITDHYNNKNVYASLALIAKETSTIKLGPGVTNPYLRSPAISASAIATIDEISEGRATFGIGPGDKATFESLGVEWSKPLSTIKSAIAEIRTLTNGGKTEKGAKLGGVKAVQDSIPIYMGAQGPKMLETAGEIADGVLINASNPKDYEAAMPMIKKGIEKAGGDKEFDLGAYTSTSIGADSEAAKNAAKIVVAFIASGAPDLVIERHGLPEGYNKKLGDLLGKGDFGGAIGAVTDEALDAFCVAGTPEEFVPKIEALSDMGVTQYVAGSPVGKDVEESIKLLGDVISSF
- a CDS encoding SPL family radical SAM protein; this encodes MEDYSINPYIGCSFNCSYCYINGSKYVKDVDSFYVKSNSITLVKSKLKHLLRKNEKALISFGSSTDPYQNIESELYLTRDLLKLMYRFKFPVHIITKSDLVLRDIDILRKIDDVAILPDDIKTELKSNVIITYSFSTLDENVASIFEANVPSIKRRIKAIKKFKKENFFVGVSFMPILPFITDNEDTLNKTISKFSKLNIDYLLYGSLSLFGNKKFDSRCKYFNLVKNYFPEYYKKTKDLFYNKNTNSFDNYPPYKYQEELSKKIKYYSNIYNIPNIIF